One region of Dysidea avara chromosome 1, odDysAvar1.4, whole genome shotgun sequence genomic DNA includes:
- the LOC136269018 gene encoding uncharacterized protein: MAWLTLFFIVILSTVCKVTPLHCSDQQLPASGDDGLQQVTTLQYCLVDNCTIMMIDTGEKLDIVYTTDNIIVTTPTDGHISMVIAKLEKELPCEMTTDNQQVPIIVILMAPTLMILVSGYTAAIHIMLKKLRNKIFGKLLMFYSLVVVCLCLVLVALLVAHYSLAPNSQVACHGITVIYLLAYLCEALFATCLLHHVAYLMYRSYKLKPEMSKKTSKHFYMRYIAYVLGTTLLSGFLIILYDVVTGNGRNTILLSGHCAIPTFQTYDPLVFISAASFTNKIVQVVIFITYLYYKYKVTKLMIIHGTGVSGKLNRKLHKITIAVGATIGLSHFGYLLQLMVGVNIQPLLNGMFLIQQCVIMACFLGTCTKKVQQLYREYYLKN, encoded by the coding sequence ATGGCTTGGCTTACTCTGTTCTTCATTGTTATCCTTTCTACAGTCTGTAAGGTAACACCACTTCACTGTTCTGATCAACAACTACCAGCTAGTGGTGATGATGGCCTCCAACAAGTCACTACCCTACAATACTGCCTGGTTGATAACTGTACCATCATGATGATTGATACTGGAGAGAAACTGGACATTGTCTACACTACTGATAATATCATTGTTACTACCCCAACAGATGGCCACATCTCAATGGTGATTGCTAAACTAGAGAAGGAGTTGCCTTGTGAGATGACCACTGATAACCAGCAAGTCCCAATCATTGTAATTTTGATGGCACCGACCTTGATGATTCTAGTAAGTGGGTATACAGCTGCCATACACATAATGCTTAAAAAGCTACGAAATAAAATTTTTGGCAAGCTATTGATGTTTTACAGTCTAGTAGTGGTCTGTTTGTGCCTTGTTTTAGTGGCTTTATTGGTTGCACACTACAGTCTAGCACCAAATTCACAGGTTGCATGTCATGGCATCACTGTTATTTACCTGTTGGCTTATCTGTGCGAGGCACTTTTTGCTACCTGCCTACTCCATCATGTTGCCTACCTTATGTATCGGAGCTATAAGCTAAAACCAGAAATGTCCAAGAAAACATCAAAGCATTTCTACATGCGATACATTGCTTATGTGCTTGGCACCACATTGTTATCTGGCttcttaataatattatacgaTGTGGTAACTGGCAATGGTAGAAACACAATTCTACTAAGTGGTCATTGTGCTATACCCACTTTCCAAACCTATGATCCATTAGTATTCATATCAGCTGCTTCATTCACCAACAAGATAGTTCAGGTAGTGATCTTCATCACTTATCTCTACTACAAGTACAAAGTGACCAAGCTCATGATCATTCATGGTACTGGGGTCTCTGGAAAGCTAAACAGGAAGCTACACAAGATCACCATAGCTGTGGGAGCTACCATCGGTTTGTCTCATTTTGGTTATCTGCTGCAACTCATGGTTGGTGTGAATATTCAGCCACTGCTCAATGGCATGTTTCTCATTCAACAATGCGTAATCATGGCTTGTTTTCTGGGAACATGCACCAAGAAGGTACAACAACTGTACAGAGAATATTATTTAAAAAACTAA
- the LOC136269040 gene encoding serine/threonine-protein phosphatase 2A 65 kDa regulatory subunit A alpha isoform-like, producing MAKDGDQLYPIAVLIDELRNEDVQLRLNSIRKLSTIALALGDERTRTELLPFLTDTLDDDDEVLWALAEQVKALVLAFGISLLLCLV from the exons ATGGCAAAGGATGGTGATCAGTTGTACCCGATAGCAGTACTTATAGATGAACTGAGAAACGAAGATGTTCAA CTTCGCTTAAACTCAATAAGGAAATTATCTACGATAGCATTAGCACTTGGGGACGAGCGTACCCGTACAGAACTATTGCCTTTTTTAACAG ACACattagatgatgatgatgaagtgtTATGGGCATTAGCTGAGCAGGTAAAGGCTTTGGTTTTGGCTTTTGGTATTAGCCTTTTGTTGTGTTTGGTatag